A genomic segment from Triticum urartu cultivar G1812 unplaced genomic scaffold, Tu2.1 TuUngrouped_contig_5731, whole genome shotgun sequence encodes:
- the LOC125529622 gene encoding cellulose synthase A catalytic subunit 7 [UDP-forming] isoform X2, producing MDTGEPKAKAAKVCRACGDDVGAREDGSPFVACAECGFPVCRPCYEYERSDGTQCCPQCNTRYKRHKGCPRVEGDEEDGDMDDLEDEFQVKSPKKPHEPVPFDVYSENGEQPPQKWRPGGPAMSSFGGSVAGKELEAEREMEGSMEWKERIDKWKTKQEKRGKLNRDNSDDDDDDKNDDEYMLLAEARQPLWRKLPVPSSQINPYRIVIVLRLVVLCFFLRFRIMTPANDAIPLWLVSVICELWFALSWILDQLPKWSPVTRETYLDRLALRYDREGEPSRLSPIDFFVSTVDPLKEPPIITANTVLSILAVDYPVDRNSCYVSDDGASMLCFDTLSETAEFARRWVPFCKKFAIEPRAPEFYFSQKIDYLKDKVQPTFVKERRAMKREYEEFKVRINGLVAKAEKKPEEGWVMQDGTPWPGNNTRDHPGMIQVYLGSQGALDVEGHELPRLVYVSREKRPGHNHHKKAGAMNALVRVSAVLTNAPFILNLDCDHYVNNSKAVREAMCFLMDPQLGKKLCYVQFPQRFDGIDLHDRYANRNVVFFDINMKGLDGIQGPVYVGTGCVFNRQALYGYDPPRPEKRPKMTCDCWPSWCCCCCCFGGGKHRKSDKDKKGGDDEPRRGLLGFYKKRGQQDKLGGGPKKGSYRKQQRGYELEEIEEGIEGYDELERSSLMSQKSFQKRFGQSPVFIASTLVEDGGLPQGAAADPAGLIKEAIHVISCGYEEKTEWGKEIGWIYGSVTEDILTGFKMHCRGWKSVYCTPTRPAFKGSAPINLSDRLHQVLRWALGSVEIFMSRHCPLWYAYGGRLKWLERFAYTNTIVYPFTSIPLIAYCTIPAVCLLTGKFIIPTLNNLASIWFIALFMSIIATGVLELRWSGVSIEDWWRNEQFWVIGGVSAHLFAVFQGFLKVLGGVDTNFTVTSKAGADEADAFGDLYLFKWTTLLIPPTTLIIINMVGIVAGVSDAVNNGYGSWGPLFGKLFFSFWVIVHLYPFLKGLMGRQNRTPTIVVLWSVLLASIFSLVWVRIDPFIAKPKGPILKPCGVQC from the exons ATGGACACCGGCGAGCCCAAGGCCAAGGCCGCCAAGGTGTGCCGCGCGTGCGGCGACGATGTcggggcgcgggaggacggcaGCCCCTTCGTGGCGTGCGCCGAGTGCGGGTTCCCCGTGTGCCGGCCCTGCTACGAGTACGAGCGCAGCGACGGCACGCAGTGCTGCCCCCAGTGCAACACCCGCTACAAGCGCCACAAAG GGTGCCCGAGGGTGGAGGGGGACGAAGAGGACGGCGACATGGACGACTTAGAAGACGAGTTCCAGGTCAAGAGCCCCAAGAAGCCTCACGAGCCTGTTCCCTTCGACGTCTACTCG GAGAACGGCGAGCAGCCGCCGCAGAAGTGGCGCCCCGGTGGCCCGGCGATGTCCTCCTTCGGCGGAAGCG TTGCTGGCAAGGAGCTTGAGGCGGAGCGGGAGATGGAGGGGAGCATGGAGTGGAAGGAGAGGATCGACAAGTGGAAGACCAAGCAGGAGAAGAGGGGCAAGCTCAACCGCGAcaacagcgacgacgacgacgacgacaagaACGACGACGAGTACATGCT GCTGGCGGAGGCGCGTCAGCCGCTGTGGCGCAAGCTGCCGGTGCCGTCGAGCCAGATCAACCCGTACCGTATCGTCATCGTGCTCCGCCTGGTGGTGCTCTGCTTCTTCCTCCGCTTCCGGATCATGACGCCGGCCAACGACGCCATCCCGCTGTGGCTGGTGTCCGTCATCTGCGAGCTCTGGTTCGCGCTCTCCTGGATCCTGGACCAGCTGCCCAAGTGGTCGCCGGTGACCCGGGAGACGTACCTGGACCGCCTCGCCCTCCGGTACGACCGCGAGGGCGAGCCGTCCCGGCTGTCCCCCATCGACTTCTTCGTCAGCACGGTGGACCCACTCAAGGAGCCCCCCATCATCACCGCCAACACCGTGCTCTCCATCCTCGCCGTGGACTACCCCGTGGACCGCAACAGCTGCTACGTCTCCGACGACGGCGCCTCCATGCTCTGCTTCGACACCCTCTCCGAGACGGCCGAGTTCGCGCGCCGCTGGGTGCCCTTCTGCAAGAAGTTCGCCATCGAGCCCCGGGCCCCGGAGTTCTACTTCTCCCAGAAGATCGACTACCTCAAGGACAAGGTGCAGCCGACGTTCGTCAAGGAGCGGCGCGCCATGAAGCGCGAGTACGAGGAGTTCAAGGTGCGGATCAACGGCCTGGTGGCCAAGGCCGAGAAGAAGCCCGAGGAAGGGTGGGTGATGCAGGACGGCACGCCGTGGCCCGGGAACAACACCAGGGACCACCCCGGCATGATCCAGGTGTACCTGGGCAGCCAGGGCGCGCTGGACGTGGAGGGCCACGAGCTGCCCCGGCTGGTGTACGTGTCCCGTGAGAAGCGGCCGGGGCACAACCACCACAAGAAGGCCGGCGCCATGAACGCGCTGGTGCGGGTGTCGGCGGTGCTCACCAACGCGCCCTTCATCCTCAACCTCGACTGCGACCACTACGTGAACAACAGCAAGGCCGTCCGCGAGGCCATGTGCTTCCTCATGGACCCGCAGCTCGGCAAGAAGCTCTGCTACGTCCAGTTCCCCCAGCGCTTCGACGGCATCGACCTCCACGACCGCTACGCCAACCGCAACGTCGTCTTCTTCGAC ATCAACATGAAGGGGCTGGACGGCATCCAGGGGCCGGTGTACGTGGGCACGGGGTGCGTGTTCAACAGGCAGGCGCTGTACGGGTACGACCCGCCGCGGCCGGAGAAGAGACCCAAGATGACGTGCGACTGCTGGCCCTCgtggtgctgctgctgctgctgcttcggCGGCGGGAAGCACCGCAAGTCGGACAAGGACAAGAAGGGCGGCGACGACGAGCCGCGCCGCGGGCTCCTCGGGTTCTACAAGAAGCGGGGCCAGCAGGACAAGCTCGGCGGCGGGCCGAAGAAGGGGTCGTACAGGAAGCAGCAGCGCGGGTACGAGCTGGAGGAGATCGAGGAGGGCATCGAGGGGTACGACGAGCTGGAGCGCTCCTCGCTCATGTCGCAGAAGAGCTTCCAGAAGAGGTTTGGGCAGTCGCCGGTGTTCATCGCCTCCACGCTCGTCGAGGACGGCGGGCTGCCGCAgggcgccgccgccgaccccgccggaCTCATCAAGGAGGCCATCCACGTCATCAGCTGCGGGTACGAGGAGAAGACCGAGTGGGGCAAAGAG ATTGGGTGGATCTACGGGTCAGTGACAGAGGACATCCTGACGGGGTTCAAGATGCACTGCCGTGGGTGGAAGTCCGTCTACTGCACGCCTACGCGCCCAGCGTTCAAGGGGTCGGCGCCCATCAACTTGTCGGACAGGCTTCACCAGGTGCTCCGGTGGGCGCTGGGTTCCGTCGAGATCTTCATGAGTCGCCACTGCCCGCTCTGGTACGCCTACGGCGGCCGTCTCAAGTGGCTCGAGCGCTTCGCCTACACCAACACCATCGTCTACCCCTTCACCTCCATTCCCCTCATCGCCTACTGCACCATCCCCGCCGTCTGCCTCCTCACCGGCAAGTTCATCATCCCCACG CTCAACAACCTGGCGAGCATCTGGTTCATCGCCCTGTTCATGTCCATCATCGCGACGGGGGTGCTGGAGCTGCGGTGGAGCGGGGTGAGCATCGAGGACTGGTGGCGTAACGAGCAGTTCTGGGTCATCGGCGGCGTGTCGGCGCATCTGTTCGCCGTCTTCCAGGGCTTCCTCAAGGTGCTGGGCGGCGTGGACACCAACTTCACCGTCACCTCCAAGGCGGGCGCCGACGAGGCCGACGCCTTCGGCGACCTCTACCTCTTCAAGTGGACGACCCTGCTGATCCCACCCACCACGCTCATCATCATCAACATGGTCGGCATCGTCGCCGGCGTCTCCGACGCCGTCAACAACGGCTACGGGTCCTGGGGCCCGCTCTTCGGGAAGCTCTTCTTCTCCTTCTGGGTCATCGTCCACCTCTACCCGTTCCTCAAGGGGCTCATGGGGAGGCAGAACCGGACGCCCACCATCGTCGTGCTCTGGTCTGTCCTGCTCGCCTCCATCTTCTCCCTTGTGTGGGTCAGGATCGACCCCTTCATTGCCAAGCCCAAGGGGCCCATCCTTAAGCCGTGTGGAGTACAGTGCTGA
- the LOC125529622 gene encoding cellulose synthase A catalytic subunit 7 [UDP-forming] isoform X1, translating to MDTGEPKAKAAKVCRACGDDVGAREDGSPFVACAECGFPVCRPCYEYERSDGTQCCPQCNTRYKRHKGTHPHWFRSRQLEMPRFITTGHILTESTVAGCPRVEGDEEDGDMDDLEDEFQVKSPKKPHEPVPFDVYSENGEQPPQKWRPGGPAMSSFGGSVAGKELEAEREMEGSMEWKERIDKWKTKQEKRGKLNRDNSDDDDDDKNDDEYMLLAEARQPLWRKLPVPSSQINPYRIVIVLRLVVLCFFLRFRIMTPANDAIPLWLVSVICELWFALSWILDQLPKWSPVTRETYLDRLALRYDREGEPSRLSPIDFFVSTVDPLKEPPIITANTVLSILAVDYPVDRNSCYVSDDGASMLCFDTLSETAEFARRWVPFCKKFAIEPRAPEFYFSQKIDYLKDKVQPTFVKERRAMKREYEEFKVRINGLVAKAEKKPEEGWVMQDGTPWPGNNTRDHPGMIQVYLGSQGALDVEGHELPRLVYVSREKRPGHNHHKKAGAMNALVRVSAVLTNAPFILNLDCDHYVNNSKAVREAMCFLMDPQLGKKLCYVQFPQRFDGIDLHDRYANRNVVFFDINMKGLDGIQGPVYVGTGCVFNRQALYGYDPPRPEKRPKMTCDCWPSWCCCCCCFGGGKHRKSDKDKKGGDDEPRRGLLGFYKKRGQQDKLGGGPKKGSYRKQQRGYELEEIEEGIEGYDELERSSLMSQKSFQKRFGQSPVFIASTLVEDGGLPQGAAADPAGLIKEAIHVISCGYEEKTEWGKEIGWIYGSVTEDILTGFKMHCRGWKSVYCTPTRPAFKGSAPINLSDRLHQVLRWALGSVEIFMSRHCPLWYAYGGRLKWLERFAYTNTIVYPFTSIPLIAYCTIPAVCLLTGKFIIPTLNNLASIWFIALFMSIIATGVLELRWSGVSIEDWWRNEQFWVIGGVSAHLFAVFQGFLKVLGGVDTNFTVTSKAGADEADAFGDLYLFKWTTLLIPPTTLIIINMVGIVAGVSDAVNNGYGSWGPLFGKLFFSFWVIVHLYPFLKGLMGRQNRTPTIVVLWSVLLASIFSLVWVRIDPFIAKPKGPILKPCGVQC from the exons ATGGACACCGGCGAGCCCAAGGCCAAGGCCGCCAAGGTGTGCCGCGCGTGCGGCGACGATGTcggggcgcgggaggacggcaGCCCCTTCGTGGCGTGCGCCGAGTGCGGGTTCCCCGTGTGCCGGCCCTGCTACGAGTACGAGCGCAGCGACGGCACGCAGTGCTGCCCCCAGTGCAACACCCGCTACAAGCGCCACAAAGGTACCCACCCACATTGGTTCAGAAGCAGACAGTTAGAGATGCCACGGTTCATCACAACTGGGCACATTTTGACGGAATCTACTGTCGCAGGGTGCCCGAGGGTGGAGGGGGACGAAGAGGACGGCGACATGGACGACTTAGAAGACGAGTTCCAGGTCAAGAGCCCCAAGAAGCCTCACGAGCCTGTTCCCTTCGACGTCTACTCG GAGAACGGCGAGCAGCCGCCGCAGAAGTGGCGCCCCGGTGGCCCGGCGATGTCCTCCTTCGGCGGAAGCG TTGCTGGCAAGGAGCTTGAGGCGGAGCGGGAGATGGAGGGGAGCATGGAGTGGAAGGAGAGGATCGACAAGTGGAAGACCAAGCAGGAGAAGAGGGGCAAGCTCAACCGCGAcaacagcgacgacgacgacgacgacaagaACGACGACGAGTACATGCT GCTGGCGGAGGCGCGTCAGCCGCTGTGGCGCAAGCTGCCGGTGCCGTCGAGCCAGATCAACCCGTACCGTATCGTCATCGTGCTCCGCCTGGTGGTGCTCTGCTTCTTCCTCCGCTTCCGGATCATGACGCCGGCCAACGACGCCATCCCGCTGTGGCTGGTGTCCGTCATCTGCGAGCTCTGGTTCGCGCTCTCCTGGATCCTGGACCAGCTGCCCAAGTGGTCGCCGGTGACCCGGGAGACGTACCTGGACCGCCTCGCCCTCCGGTACGACCGCGAGGGCGAGCCGTCCCGGCTGTCCCCCATCGACTTCTTCGTCAGCACGGTGGACCCACTCAAGGAGCCCCCCATCATCACCGCCAACACCGTGCTCTCCATCCTCGCCGTGGACTACCCCGTGGACCGCAACAGCTGCTACGTCTCCGACGACGGCGCCTCCATGCTCTGCTTCGACACCCTCTCCGAGACGGCCGAGTTCGCGCGCCGCTGGGTGCCCTTCTGCAAGAAGTTCGCCATCGAGCCCCGGGCCCCGGAGTTCTACTTCTCCCAGAAGATCGACTACCTCAAGGACAAGGTGCAGCCGACGTTCGTCAAGGAGCGGCGCGCCATGAAGCGCGAGTACGAGGAGTTCAAGGTGCGGATCAACGGCCTGGTGGCCAAGGCCGAGAAGAAGCCCGAGGAAGGGTGGGTGATGCAGGACGGCACGCCGTGGCCCGGGAACAACACCAGGGACCACCCCGGCATGATCCAGGTGTACCTGGGCAGCCAGGGCGCGCTGGACGTGGAGGGCCACGAGCTGCCCCGGCTGGTGTACGTGTCCCGTGAGAAGCGGCCGGGGCACAACCACCACAAGAAGGCCGGCGCCATGAACGCGCTGGTGCGGGTGTCGGCGGTGCTCACCAACGCGCCCTTCATCCTCAACCTCGACTGCGACCACTACGTGAACAACAGCAAGGCCGTCCGCGAGGCCATGTGCTTCCTCATGGACCCGCAGCTCGGCAAGAAGCTCTGCTACGTCCAGTTCCCCCAGCGCTTCGACGGCATCGACCTCCACGACCGCTACGCCAACCGCAACGTCGTCTTCTTCGAC ATCAACATGAAGGGGCTGGACGGCATCCAGGGGCCGGTGTACGTGGGCACGGGGTGCGTGTTCAACAGGCAGGCGCTGTACGGGTACGACCCGCCGCGGCCGGAGAAGAGACCCAAGATGACGTGCGACTGCTGGCCCTCgtggtgctgctgctgctgctgcttcggCGGCGGGAAGCACCGCAAGTCGGACAAGGACAAGAAGGGCGGCGACGACGAGCCGCGCCGCGGGCTCCTCGGGTTCTACAAGAAGCGGGGCCAGCAGGACAAGCTCGGCGGCGGGCCGAAGAAGGGGTCGTACAGGAAGCAGCAGCGCGGGTACGAGCTGGAGGAGATCGAGGAGGGCATCGAGGGGTACGACGAGCTGGAGCGCTCCTCGCTCATGTCGCAGAAGAGCTTCCAGAAGAGGTTTGGGCAGTCGCCGGTGTTCATCGCCTCCACGCTCGTCGAGGACGGCGGGCTGCCGCAgggcgccgccgccgaccccgccggaCTCATCAAGGAGGCCATCCACGTCATCAGCTGCGGGTACGAGGAGAAGACCGAGTGGGGCAAAGAG ATTGGGTGGATCTACGGGTCAGTGACAGAGGACATCCTGACGGGGTTCAAGATGCACTGCCGTGGGTGGAAGTCCGTCTACTGCACGCCTACGCGCCCAGCGTTCAAGGGGTCGGCGCCCATCAACTTGTCGGACAGGCTTCACCAGGTGCTCCGGTGGGCGCTGGGTTCCGTCGAGATCTTCATGAGTCGCCACTGCCCGCTCTGGTACGCCTACGGCGGCCGTCTCAAGTGGCTCGAGCGCTTCGCCTACACCAACACCATCGTCTACCCCTTCACCTCCATTCCCCTCATCGCCTACTGCACCATCCCCGCCGTCTGCCTCCTCACCGGCAAGTTCATCATCCCCACG CTCAACAACCTGGCGAGCATCTGGTTCATCGCCCTGTTCATGTCCATCATCGCGACGGGGGTGCTGGAGCTGCGGTGGAGCGGGGTGAGCATCGAGGACTGGTGGCGTAACGAGCAGTTCTGGGTCATCGGCGGCGTGTCGGCGCATCTGTTCGCCGTCTTCCAGGGCTTCCTCAAGGTGCTGGGCGGCGTGGACACCAACTTCACCGTCACCTCCAAGGCGGGCGCCGACGAGGCCGACGCCTTCGGCGACCTCTACCTCTTCAAGTGGACGACCCTGCTGATCCCACCCACCACGCTCATCATCATCAACATGGTCGGCATCGTCGCCGGCGTCTCCGACGCCGTCAACAACGGCTACGGGTCCTGGGGCCCGCTCTTCGGGAAGCTCTTCTTCTCCTTCTGGGTCATCGTCCACCTCTACCCGTTCCTCAAGGGGCTCATGGGGAGGCAGAACCGGACGCCCACCATCGTCGTGCTCTGGTCTGTCCTGCTCGCCTCCATCTTCTCCCTTGTGTGGGTCAGGATCGACCCCTTCATTGCCAAGCCCAAGGGGCCCATCCTTAAGCCGTGTGGAGTACAGTGCTGA